DNA from Halorarum salinum:
AACGGGGGCGACCTGCTGTTCGACGGGGGGATGACGCTCACCTACGAGTGAAGCGGCGCCCCCGACCGGGACGTCACCCGATAGGCGGGCCACGATCCTCATCGTCGACGCCGCGTACCGGTCGCGTTCACGACCGGGGCGCCTCAGAGGCGGACGTCGGTCAGGTCCAGCGTCCCATCCCCGGTCCCCGCGTCGCCGTCCGTGACCGCGACCGTCCCCGCACCGTCCTCCCCGCCGCTGGGGAGCCGAATCGCCCCGCCGACGAGAAGCGGCGCCAGCACGCCGGCGGCGACGGCCCGCGGGTCGGACAGCGGCGCGCGCGGAGTCACCGACGACTCCCCGTCGAGGTCGAGCGAGTCGACGACGCCGGACGCGACCTCCAGCAGGTCCCGATGGGGGAACGTCTCCCCCTCGGCGACCAGAACGGCATCGGTCGGGTCGTACTCGGTCGGCGGGAACGCCGGGTTCTCGCTCCACACCTCCGCCTCCCAGTGGGTGGTCGTGGGGCGGTCGGGTTCGCCGCCGAACGCGAGGAGTCGCGAACCGGGCGGGAGCGCGAGCCCCGCCTCGCGGTCGACGTGCACGAGCACCGCGCGGGCGTCCGTCCCGTCGTCGACACGGAACCCGGCCGTCGCGCCGAGCAGCGCCGCCCCGAGGAACGTCAGAACCGGCTCGGGGGCCCGACGCGGTTCGATCGCGACGCGGTCGCCGCGCCGCACGCCCAGGTGACTCAGCACGTTCCCGACCTTGTACGCGGTCGTACAGAGGTCGTGGTAGCTGTAGGTCCGGTCCGACTCGCTCGCGTGGAGCGCGGGGGCGCCGTCCCGGCGGTCGCGCGCGAGGAGGTCCGGGACGTCGGTCGCGTCGGACGCGGGGTCGGGCATGCTACCCGCTTTGCCGTCGGCCACCAAGAGTGGCGCGGGACCGACCCGGCCGACGTCGGCGAAAAGATCGCTTCAGTTACATCTCATGCCCGCGTCGACGCGGGCGTGACTGCCGAACCCGAGACCATCCGGTCGCCGGGGGCATCGCGTGGGTCCACGGCGCCGCCGTGACGTGGGCGCCGTCGCTCGCCTACTTCGCAATCGTCCTCGTCGACGGCTTCCCCGTCGTCGTGGGGTCGGCTCCCTCGTTCCGTCCCGGCCGGTAGCTCGGCTGCTCCACGGACGTGTCCAGGGGTCGGGGACCGGTCGGGCGCTTACTCCCCGAACGGGTCCTCGTACCCGTTCCGGATGA
Protein-coding regions in this window:
- a CDS encoding AMP-binding protein, which translates into the protein MPDPASDATDVPDLLARDRRDGAPALHASESDRTYSYHDLCTTAYKVGNVLSHLGVRRGDRVAIEPRRAPEPVLTFLGAALLGATAGFRVDDGTDARAVLVHVDREAGLALPPGSRLLAFGGEPDRPTTTHWEAEVWSENPAFPPTEYDPTDAVLVAEGETFPHRDLLEVASGVVDSLDLDGESSVTPRAPLSDPRAVAAGVLAPLLVGGAIRLPSGGEDGAGTVAVTDGDAGTGDGTLDLTDVRL